The Maledivibacter sp. DNA segment CAAAAAGCCTATTTATATACACCAAGTAAAACCATTGAAATGGTAGGGTCAAATGGTCGTTTTGAATTACCACTCAATAAAAACAGTGTTCTTCATAATAAAATGCACTATATACCAGTACATACCCCCGATGGAGATTATAAAATCACAGTGGATTTAAAGGGAGCTTCAACCCCTGGTGGGAAATTAAATATATGTGTAGATACAATCATCCCAGTTAAGGGGGATATGTACGAAGATGATAATACTAATTAGTGAAATTATTGGATAATTACAGTAAAAGGAATTTTAGAAAATCATACTGAAAACTTACTTTTTTATAAACTTTAAGATTTTATAAATTTTAAATAGAAAAAGTAGGATAGGGTCTTTACATTATAATCTGAGATAATTAAAGAAATAGGATATGATGGGAAGAAACTATTCTTATGCAAATATAAAGAATGGTTTTCACTTGATGAGGTAAATAAACACAATTATAAGTGGTATCTAGACGTAGGGGATTTGTTATGTGAAAAATGATAGAAAGGAGAATGTCAATGAAAATAACAAGAGAATACAACGAAAAATCCACCTTTGCAGATATCTCAAAACTTTAGCTTGAAAATATATCCAACAGAGTTATTGAAAAAAATAAAGAAGATAAATATAATAAAGATACAACTATTACACCTCATGAAATATGACAAATCTATTTGTAAGAATAGTGGGGGAGGAGTTTGCCTTTAAAAATTGACAAACTAATACCTATCCCCATTACTACTTTAGTCAAATGAAGACTGAAAGGCTTTATTTATTTTATTGCACTTCATAGTATAAGAATACGTCACATAGAAGTAAAACTGAGTGACATTTTATTAAGAAAATTCAATGAATATCTTTTGTTGATAATGACTGAAAAAATTTGGAATGATTTATAGAAAAAGATTCATACAAAATATATTGGCAAATATAAGTTCGCGTAATGTACTTAAAAAGCAATTGAGGAAGACATCAAAGCGTCTAAGTGCTGTTGCTAATTATTAACATATTTAAGAAGAAAGGAGAGTATTTATGTATTTCAGTATAAGTACACCATACAAGAGGATTATGAAAAGTAAAAGAGTAGTGTTTTTAGTTTTGACTTTAATGTTATTATTATTCGGCTTTATGGAGGTAAACGCAGCTAGTGAGTCAGCATTTGATAATGATTTTAACTGGGTAAAGACAGCATGTGACGAAAATGGTGTTTTATGTCATTCGTTTGAAGCAAAACCATACAAAGATTTTAATATAGAAGGGGTCACCTTTCGTATTACTGCAACTGGTGATGGGGATGGTAGTGTAGTAGCACATAGTTCATACGGGAAAGGTGGTACATCTTGTATTACTGTGCTTTCAGGTAAATGGAATGCTAATGTACAAAATTTTAAGACTGTTGAAAGAGTTACTATTAAAAGAGCAGATGGTAAGCCTTGGTTGTTGAATTCTTTATGGGCTGATAAGCAAGAAATTCAACCAAGAATAATTACTTTTACTGGTAGTTTAAATGGTACTACAGTTGTTACAAAGACATGTAATGGTATGAATCAAACATTAAATTTTGGAAATGCGATCATTGACACATTAACTATTACAAGCGAAGATTTTTATGATGAGTACTTCACTATAGATAATTTAAAAGGTAATACTGAAGCAACACTAAACGAAAAACCAACAGCAGCAAACTTTACAGCATCACCTATATTTGAGAATACTGCATATGATTTTAACACATCACAATTTGGTTATGCAGATGGGGATAGCAATCCATTGGATCATCTAAAAATAACATCTGTACCAGCTAGTGGTTCGTTATGGATAGATAGTGACAATAATGATAGTATTAATGGCTCAGAGGCGGCATTAACTAATGGTTCAACTATTTCAAAAGCCTCATTAGATGCAGGCAAGCTTAAATACATAAACACAAATGGAAATTCCTCATCATTTACCTTTAAAGTGAACGATGGAACAGATGATAGTGAAGCATCCTATACAGCTACCCTGCAAGTGACATCAGAGCCAAGGGTGACATTAAGCTTAGAACCTAATTCAACCGTTAATGAAAACGGTGGAACCACTAATATCAAAGCGATTCTATCTGAGACTCATAATAAGAAAGTAACGGTTAATTTAGCATTTAGTGGAACAGCAAGCTCATCGGATTACTCAGCTTCTTCATCCATTGAGATAGAAGCTGGACAAACCTCTGGAACAGTAACGATAACAGGAACAGATGATACTATCTACGAAGGAGAAGAGGGAATCATAATAGATATTGATTCTGTAACAAACGGTAAGGAGTCAGGGACTCAGCAAGTAACATGTAATATAACAGATGATGATTCAAAGCCTCTTATAACGCTACAAGTGGATAAAACACAGCTAACTGAAAACCCAGAAAATTGTATAGTTACAGTAACAAAGCAGGGAGCTACAACAAAAGATATCACAGTAAATCTGAGCATAAGCGGAACATCAATAGCAGCAGACTACAACCTAGTAGATAACCCAATAACCATACTTGCAAGTGAAACCAAAAAAACAACAACCCTTTCAAGTTTGCAAGATGTGCTAGATGAAGATAATGAGACAGTTATAATCGACATAGCATCTGTAACTAATGGAAAGGAAAACGGAACTCAACAAAAAACCGTAACCATCTTAGATGATGATGATCCACCTACAGCTTCATTATCCTTAGAAAACAGTCCACTGGCTGAGGATGGTGGGAAAGCAACATTAAAAGCAACTTTATCGGTAGCATCGGGAAAAGATATAATCGTAGGTCTTGGGTATACTGGTACAGCATCAAACAATGATTATACTGCAAATACTACTGATATAACCATTGCTGCGGGTGATACAGAAGGTAGTCTAATGATTACTGGGAAAGATGATGATATCGACGAAGATACAGAAACAATCATTATAGATATAGATACTGTGACAAATGCAACAGAAAATGGCATACAAACAGCAACAGCAGAGATAACAGACGATGATACTGCCTCTTTAAATATTACGGAATCCGATGGTAGTTCATCTGTCAATGAATCTGGTACAATGGATACCTTTACAGTTGCATTAGCATCAAAGCCTATAACCAATGTAGTGTTAAACGTAGCAAGTATAGATAAAGATGAAGTAGATGTGGACAAAACTACGCTGACCTTTACAGAAGATAATTGGAACGTAGCACAGACCGTAACATTAATAGGGAAAGATGACAACCTAGTAGATGGCAATCAAAATATTCAAGTAAATATAACCGTTGATGATGACCAAAGTGATAACAAATATGATGGTTTGAGTGGCAATATTTCTGTTACAACACAAGATGATGATGTTGCTGGTTTTACCATTATAGAAACAGATGGTAATACATCAGTATCAGAAGATGAAACAACGGACACATTTACAGTTAAATTAGATGCTCAGCCTGAAACAAATGTTGTCATTAAAATAATAAATGGTGATACCACAGAAAAATCAATAAGCCATGATAGCTTGACCTTTACAAAGGATAATTGGAACGCAGAACAAACCGTGACAGTAACAGGTGTGAATGATGATACTAAAGATGGAGAACAATCTACGGATATCACTTTAAGCATAGATCAAACAAATACAGATGACACTTTTGATTCTGTAGCAAGTAAAAAAATCTCAGTTACAACCATAGACAACGATGTACCAAACCTTATTATAACAGAAGATAGCGGAAAAACAAGTGTAATAGAGGGTTCAACGGTTAAAGATAAAATAGCATTCAGATTATCAACCCAACCTGTAGGTGGTAATGATGTAAATATAACCTTGACACCAACGGATACAAGCGAGATATCCTTATGGGAAACCAGCATTACAATACTAAATGCAGATTGGAACAAAAATCATAATGTGACAGTAGCAAGTGTCGATGATATAGAATTAGATGGCGATATAACAAGTAATATCAACATAACTACAACTAGCTCTGATTCGGATTATAACGGATTAGCAAAAACGGTGAAGGTGATAACAGTAGATGATGAGTCAGTAGATATGTCTATCGCCAGCGACAATAAACCCGTGAACAATGGTAGCACTGCTCCAACAGTAGAAAACCATACAGACTTTGGTAGTGTAGATATTCATACTCAAACCGTAACAAAAACCTATACCATTAAAAATACAGGCAACTATGAATTAAGACTGACAAATACTCCTAGGGTAACAATAACAGGAGATTCAGGTTTTAGTGTAGAGAGTCAACCAGAAGCTATTATAGCAGGTGGAGCAAGCACAACCTTTACAATAAAATTTGACCCAAGTACCACTGGAGAGAAAACAGTGACAGTTAGCATTGCAAATACCGATACAGATAACAATCCATACACCTTTAAGGTAAAAGGAACAGGAACAGAGGACATTGATGCTCCAACAGTAACAAACCTTAGTCCTAGTAATGGAGGAACGAGCATAGCTATCAGTTCAAACCTAGAAATAATCTTTAACGAAAATATCAAAAAAGGTACAGGTTATATTAAGATATATAAAAGCAGTGATGATAGTTTAGTAGAGAGTATTTCAGCTAATGATGTTTCCATAAATGAAAAAATAGTTACCATTAACCCTACAAATGACTTTGCACATGGAACAAAATACTATGTCAAAATAGATAGTCGTGGGTTGACCGATGAAACAGGCAATGACTATACAGGGATTTCTGATAAAATAACTTGGAGCTTTACAACACAGAGTAAAAGTAGTAGCTCCTCAGGGGGAAGTTCTTCTAATAGTAGCAACAATGTATCTGTAGAAGTAAATGGCAAAAAAGAAGGATCTTTAGGCAAGGCTAAAACCAAGTATGAAGGCGGAAAGAAAGTTATAACAGTCAGTATTGATGAGAAAAAATTAGAAGAAAAGCTTGAGAAAGAAAGAACAGGATCAACGGTAACCATCCCAGTAGGTGGTCAAAAGGGAAGCGTAGTAGGACAGCTTAATGGTCAAATGGTGAAGAACATGGAAGAAAAAGAAGCCATCGTAGAGATTAAAACAGAAAAGGCAACCTATACCTTACCAGCAGATCAAATCAATATTGATAAGATATCCGAAGAACTTGGTGAAGGCATTGACTTAGAGGACATTGATGTAGAAGTAAAGATTGGTGAGACATCAAAGGATATGGTAAAGGTAGTAGAAAATACAGCAAAGAAGGATGCATTGACTTTAGTAGTACCACCAGTAGACTTTGAAGTAACCTGTAGCTATGAAAGCAAAAAAGTGAGTGCAAGCAAGTTCAATGCTTATGTAGAAAGAACCATAGCACTACCTAAGGGAATAGAACCAAATAAGGTTACAACAGGAATCGTTGTCTATCTAGATGGCACCACTTGTCATGTGCCAACAAAGATTGTTAAGATTGACGGAAAGTACTATGCTAAGATTAACAGTCTAACTAACTCAACGTATTCAGTAGTTTGGAATCCCAAAAATTATTCAGATGTAGAAAACCATTGGAGTAAAGATATCTGTAACGAAATGGGTGCAAGAATGGTGGTAGAGGAAGAAAGTGAAAACACATTCAATCCAGATCAACAAATAACAAGGCTATTTTTCACAGAAACTGTTGTCAAGGCATTAGGGCTAGGAGATAAGGGAAACAATGCCACCTTTACAGACATGGCTAAGACGGATGAAGGTTTTGGATACGTAGCAACCAGTGTGGAATATGAACTCATAGAAGGCTATCCAGATCGGACATTTAGACCAGACAATAGCATCACAAGAGAAGCAGCAGCAACATTGATATTAAGAGCAATGAAACTGGCAGGCATGAAAGTAGACTATACAGATGAGGAATTACAAAATGAATTAAATCAATTTGTAGATAAAGCAGATATCCATGATTGGGCTAAAAAGCCAATAGCTATCTGTGCCAAAAACGGTCTAATAGTAGGAAATAACCAAAATCAGTTCTTGCCAAAAGCCAACATAACAAAAGCAGAACTAGCTATGATTATGAAGCGAATGCTAGAAAAGGCAGGTTTAATATAACTAGAAAAGAATTAAAAGGATGAGTAAGATTACTAATTTATTTTTTAAATGTGCCTCAGGTGATAAAATAATATTCATAAATCCAAACAGAACAAGAACAACTAACTAAACGTATAAATGATATACGAAAAAGTCTAAAGGAAGATAATGAGAGCATAGCGAATGCTAAAAGGTTTACTGATATCATCAAGGAATATGATAGAATATTAATAACAGACGGAATCCATAAGGAATGAATTAAAATGTCATTAGCAAAAAACTATAATTTTAAAAATATGCTTGGTAGAGCTAGAGGAGATTTAGTATGAACAAGTTTTGTAAATATCTTATATTCCTAGTAATATTAACCCTGATAACAGTAATTCCCATAATAATATTTGCCAATTCTGCAGAACCACCGTCATTAATTATCCTTATCAATAATCCTCCAGAAGATCTGTCAATTGTGATGATATCCAATGAAGAACAACCAGAAGCAATGGTTAGAAGGGTAGCATGGGAAGGATATTATGTTTTTTATTCATCCCAGATGCAGTCGGATGGCGAGTATACATTCAAAGTTACATCAAATGGGAAGAGTTTTGAATGTACATTTACTAAACCTATAAAGAGATATAACGAGATTCTCACACTAGATTTATCTAGTCAGAAACTTAGTTATGGCAAATATCCATTTCGCTCTGTACTTTTAGTATCAATGCGTTTATTACTTACTCTTTTGATTGAAGGCATTGTTTTTTGGCTCTTTGGGTTTAGAGAAAAAGGGAGTTGGCTTATATTTCTTATCATAAACCTAATAACCCAGGGAGGATTGAATATATGGTTGAATAGCGAAGCTTCATCCATGTCAACTTACTTAATATTGACCTTAATTATCGGAGAGTTTTTTGTGTTTTTAGTAGAAATAATAGGATTTGAAAATTTAATTAGGGAGAAAAAAAGGAAGGTTATCCTGGGATATGTTCTTTTAGCAAACCTTATAAGTTTAATTGCTGGAGGGTATATGATTTCAATTTTACCAGTTTAGAAAAGAAGCACATTTTAGTGCTTCTTTATTCTTCCAGCCATTCAAAGTTTTTAACAATTTCTCTTTTGACATTCTTTTTATGAGCCGCATACAGCTGAGTGGTTGTAACATTATCATGGTCAAGGAGATTTTGTACATCGTATATAGAGAATCCATACTGAATAAGTGAAGAGGCGGCGGTAGCCCTTAACTTATGGGGGCTATAGCCACTGGCCCTAGTTGTATCCAGTGCAATCGAAGTATATTTCTTGACAAGCTTTCTAACGGATAGCTTAGTCATTCTTTTCTTTTGTAGTGATAAGAATAAAGCGTCTCTGTATTCCTCAGAAACACTTTCTGAGCTAGGCCTTTCTTCGTTTATATACTCTTTTATAACTTTTTCCACGGATTTATTTAAGGGCATGTTAACCTCTTTGCCCCTTTTCCTATAAATCTTAAACTCCCCACGATTGAAATTGAAAGAAGAAATATTTAATTGTTGCAATTCATTTAATCTGAGACCGTATGTAGTAAATAAAACCAAAATAGCTTTATCTCTTATTTTAGTTTTTTTCCAATATTGTTTTTCCTTTTCCGTTAATCCACTTCCATTTTCAACTGCATCTAGCATTATTGCCACTTCATCAACCTCCAATTTCTTAATTGCATCGGGTTGAGGTTTAGGTAGTTTTATAGGATTGAAACCATCTGTTATGTTATTAGGTAGTATTTCATCCCTATATAGGAATTTAAAAAGGGATACAAGAGATGATTTTTTACGAGCCAAAGCCCTATTGTGATTTTCCATTACAACTGTAGAATCCGTTTTCTTAATCAAGTATCTAGCACAATAATCACCGATAAACCTGTTTATATCACGGGCTTTAATACCTATAAAATCCTCATTAGAGATTTCCTTTGTATCAGTAGCTGATGTTAAACTTGTTTCAGATATAAGATAATTACAAAAGAAAATAACATCGTTAAGGTAAGCGTGTCTCGACGTTAAGGATACGCTATTTTTCAAAAAAATAAAGTAGTCCGTCATAAAATCAGGTAGTTGAGACTCTATAAATAAACATCTTTCGATCATATCATTTTCTGACTTGACAATATTATCGGGTTTTGATGACTTATTGTGAACAGTAAAATTATTTTTTAACACATCTATTCCTCCCACATAAAAATCATTGAAGTAATATATTTGTTTATTGAGGAAATTGCATAATTCTAACTTGGCATAATTGCACAATAAATGTGGTATGCCTCTAGGGGGATTTAAGACTATATGTAGTAGTAAATTTTTGAGGATTGTAATTATGAAATTTGCTCTATTATCATTTTATATAAAAATCACCTATATTTCAATTCATTAGTTTTATATAGGGATTCCAGACAAAACTTTAATTTATCCTAAACTCTCTATATAGGGTTTTCATAGTATAAGTTAAAGTCTATACTAAAATCCCTATAGGTAAGAGTACAGACATAACTTAAATACTAATATATGGTATAATGTTAGTGATTTGTGAAAGCAATATACTTTAGAAAGAAAGGACAACTATGCAATGGTTTTCGAGCGTAAAAGAGTAGCATATTTTATATACACAATAGTTGTTATAATATTGGGTTTAAGCTCAAGGCATTTTTCTAATACTTTACCTAAATTTTTAGCTGTATACTCAGGAGATATTCTATGGGGATTAATGATATTTCTTTTATTAGGATTTATCTTCAAAAAAAAATCAAGTATAAATATAGCTGTAATAGGAGCTGTTATTTCCATATCTATTGAAATAAGTCAGCTTTATCATAGTCCATGGATCGATGGAATTCGTAAAACTACAATTGGTGGTTTAGTATTAGGATATGGTTTTTTATGGAGTGATATAGTTTGTTATATTGTGGGTATAGCTATTGGTTTCATATTTGAAATTTTTTTGAGGATAAACAACTTCAAGGTTTAATATATTTCAAAGAAAAAATTTAGAAGCGTTCATTATTTTCTTTGAAATATATTTTAAGTCTTAATGTTGTTTATCTATAGAATGAAGTAAAATCGAGTTAGTATGAAGTGTAAGATTTAAGGGATAGAATATATGATTATAAAATAGTGTAAGCAAGATATATATTGAAACTATTGTGGAGGTGAATGGAACATGAAATATATTTGTTCAAAATGTGGTATGACGGCAGAAGTGACAACTAGAAAAGAAAAGTGTAACTGTGGCAGTCTTTGGAAATTGGATTATAAGCCTCCGAAATTTGATCTATCTTTAATAGATCGTGATACTTGGAGTATCTTTCGCTATCGTGCTTTTATGCCATTGGAAGAAAAACATTGGCGTAAAATCAGCCTAGGGGAAGGGATGACACCTGTGATTCGGTTTGATAAAGATGTTTTACTAAAAATGGATTATTTCATGCCGACTATGTCTTTCAAGGATAGAGGTGCCGCGGTGTTGATTGGCCACTGTAAAGCAATTGGTGTAGATTCCGTTATTCAAGATAGCAGTGGCAATGCGGGAAATAGTGTCGCGGCCTATTGTGCGAAAGCTGATATTGATTGTGAGATTTTTGTCCCAGAGGGCACATCACCGAAAAAGATTAATATGATTAAATCCCATAATGCACAGGTAAATGTGGTTTCTGGTACAAGGGATATGTGTGCCGATGTTTGCAGAAGGAAAGTAGATACAGAGGGGAAATATTACGCAAATCATGTGTATAATCCCTTCTTCTATGAAGGAACAAAAACCTATATCTATGAAGTCTATGAACAAATGAACAGAATTCCAAAAAATATTTTTGTTCCACTGGGCAATGGGACTCTATTCATTGGTATTGTGAAGGCGTTGGAAGAACTTTTAGAAAGTTCTATAATTGAAAAAATGCCAAATATCATAGCAGTCCAAAGCGAATACTGCGATCCCTTCGTAAAGGCAGTTATTACTCAAGAGAAGCATCCAGCTAGGGTGAGTCCTAAACCAACCATGGCAGAGGGAATTGCAATTGGCGTACCAATGCGTGGTGAGGAAATTTTGGAATATACATATAAGTACAATATCAAAATGATTACAGCTCCGGAAAATCGAATTATGGAGGCTAGGGCAGCTCTTGCCGCAAAGGGTATTTACTGTGAGCATACAACAGCGGCCACTTATGCGGCCTATTTGAAGTATTGTGAATTAAATGGGAGGATATCGGATTGCTTGATTCCTATGTGTGGAGCAGGTCTCAAATCCGATCACTGATTAGCTTAAAATTACATTTAAGGTGCATGAAAAAATAAACAAGTAGGATGACCAGTTTATTTTTAGAATATGCCTAACATCATAACAAGATGAAGTATCAAGAGAAATTAAAATAAAGGTGGTTTATCTATGATTAATATAAAAAAAGAACAAATTCATTTTGACTTTGATCCTACAATACCCCCCGCTGACTATGCTGAGAGCGGGGATACCGTAAAGTTTTGTTGTCAAGATTGTTATTGTGAGCAAATTCTGATGGATGGCTTTGACTTTAATAAGATGAATATGCAGCTCAATAATCCAGCCACAGGGCCCCTTTATGTGAGAGGTTCTGAACCCGGGGACGTACTCCGTGTAGAAATCAAGGCCATTGATCTTGAATCTAGCGGTTCTATGTGCGCACGTACCGGTGCTGGTATTTATGAGATTGAGGGTTGTCATTGTCGTAGATTTTCTATTGAAGATGGTTTAGTGGTCTTTGATAACGAGATCCGTATTCCAATCCGACCTATGATTGGCGTAATGGGTACTGCTCCCAAGAATGAAATCATGTCAACCCAAAGTCCCGGAGAACATGGCGGTAATTTAGATATAAAAGACCTTGGTGTGGGGGCTTCAATTTATCTGCCGGTTAATGTACCCGGGGCCTTACTTTCTATGGGGGATATACATGGGGTGCAGGGAGACGGAGAAACTGTTATTTGTGCTTTGGAAATGAGTGGAGAAGTAACTGTAAAAGTAGATGTTATTAAGGATGGACAGGACATTCCTACCCCATTTATCGTTACTGAGAGTCACTATATTACTACCTCAGCAGATTCATCCCTCGATAATTGTAGCACTATAGCAGCACAAAAAATGCACAGGTTTTTGCAGAAACATTCAGCTTTAACGGATGCACAAAGTGGACTATTACTTTCACTTGCGGGAAATCTTCGAATCAGTCAGATTGTAAATCCAGTTAAAGGCTGTATCATGGAATTCCCAATTGGTTTAGCAAAGGAAAAATTTTCGGGGCTTGGGGTATAAACTAATAGAAGCATGCTAATTGTTTACCAAATTGAAAGGATCTTGTAATTGAGCATATGTTAATGGTACTATTGGCTAATATTATCAGAAAATGTTGAAAAATGTTTGCTAAGATGCTAGAATGATATAGAACTAAATATGGATATTTATATGGTGCAGTTTTAATGCTTAAAAGGGAAGCTGGTGAGAATCCAGCACGGTCCCGCCACTGTGTAAAGGGAGTGCTACATCTTATAGCCACTGTTTTTTATTAAACGGGAA contains these protein-coding regions:
- a CDS encoding DUF2809 domain-containing protein, translating into MVFERKRVAYFIYTIVVIILGLSSRHFSNTLPKFLAVYSGDILWGLMIFLLLGFIFKKKSSINIAVIGAVISISIEISQLYHSPWIDGIRKTTIGGLVLGYGFLWSDIVCYIVGIAIGFIFEIFLRINNFKV
- a CDS encoding acetamidase/formamidase family protein, with protein sequence MINIKKEQIHFDFDPTIPPADYAESGDTVKFCCQDCYCEQILMDGFDFNKMNMQLNNPATGPLYVRGSEPGDVLRVEIKAIDLESSGSMCARTGAGIYEIEGCHCRRFSIEDGLVVFDNEIRIPIRPMIGVMGTAPKNEIMSTQSPGEHGGNLDIKDLGVGASIYLPVNVPGALLSMGDIHGVQGDGETVICALEMSGEVTVKVDVIKDGQDIPTPFIVTESHYITTSADSSLDNCSTIAAQKMHRFLQKHSALTDAQSGLLLSLAGNLRISQIVNPVKGCIMEFPIGLAKEKFSGLGV
- a CDS encoding threonine synthase, producing the protein MKYICSKCGMTAEVTTRKEKCNCGSLWKLDYKPPKFDLSLIDRDTWSIFRYRAFMPLEEKHWRKISLGEGMTPVIRFDKDVLLKMDYFMPTMSFKDRGAAVLIGHCKAIGVDSVIQDSSGNAGNSVAAYCAKADIDCEIFVPEGTSPKKINMIKSHNAQVNVVSGTRDMCADVCRRKVDTEGKYYANHVYNPFFYEGTKTYIYEVYEQMNRIPKNIFVPLGNGTLFIGIVKALEELLESSIIEKMPNIIAVQSEYCDPFVKAVITQEKHPARVSPKPTMAEGIAIGVPMRGEEILEYTYKYNIKMITAPENRIMEARAALAAKGIYCEHTTAATYAAYLKYCELNGRISDCLIPMCGAGLKSDH
- a CDS encoding S-layer homology domain-containing protein; amino-acid sequence: MYFSISTPYKRIMKSKRVVFLVLTLMLLLFGFMEVNAASESAFDNDFNWVKTACDENGVLCHSFEAKPYKDFNIEGVTFRITATGDGDGSVVAHSSYGKGGTSCITVLSGKWNANVQNFKTVERVTIKRADGKPWLLNSLWADKQEIQPRIITFTGSLNGTTVVTKTCNGMNQTLNFGNAIIDTLTITSEDFYDEYFTIDNLKGNTEATLNEKPTAANFTASPIFENTAYDFNTSQFGYADGDSNPLDHLKITSVPASGSLWIDSDNNDSINGSEAALTNGSTISKASLDAGKLKYINTNGNSSSFTFKVNDGTDDSEASYTATLQVTSEPRVTLSLEPNSTVNENGGTTNIKAILSETHNKKVTVNLAFSGTASSSDYSASSSIEIEAGQTSGTVTITGTDDTIYEGEEGIIIDIDSVTNGKESGTQQVTCNITDDDSKPLITLQVDKTQLTENPENCIVTVTKQGATTKDITVNLSISGTSIAADYNLVDNPITILASETKKTTTLSSLQDVLDEDNETVIIDIASVTNGKENGTQQKTVTILDDDDPPTASLSLENSPLAEDGGKATLKATLSVASGKDIIVGLGYTGTASNNDYTANTTDITIAAGDTEGSLMITGKDDDIDEDTETIIIDIDTVTNATENGIQTATAEITDDDTASLNITESDGSSSVNESGTMDTFTVALASKPITNVVLNVASIDKDEVDVDKTTLTFTEDNWNVAQTVTLIGKDDNLVDGNQNIQVNITVDDDQSDNKYDGLSGNISVTTQDDDVAGFTIIETDGNTSVSEDETTDTFTVKLDAQPETNVVIKIINGDTTEKSISHDSLTFTKDNWNAEQTVTVTGVNDDTKDGEQSTDITLSIDQTNTDDTFDSVASKKISVTTIDNDVPNLIITEDSGKTSVIEGSTVKDKIAFRLSTQPVGGNDVNITLTPTDTSEISLWETSITILNADWNKNHNVTVASVDDIELDGDITSNINITTTSSDSDYNGLAKTVKVITVDDESVDMSIASDNKPVNNGSTAPTVENHTDFGSVDIHTQTVTKTYTIKNTGNYELRLTNTPRVTITGDSGFSVESQPEAIIAGGASTTFTIKFDPSTTGEKTVTVSIANTDTDNNPYTFKVKGTGTEDIDAPTVTNLSPSNGGTSIAISSNLEIIFNENIKKGTGYIKIYKSSDDSLVESISANDVSINEKIVTINPTNDFAHGTKYYVKIDSRGLTDETGNDYTGISDKITWSFTTQSKSSSSSGGSSSNSSNNVSVEVNGKKEGSLGKAKTKYEGGKKVITVSIDEKKLEEKLEKERTGSTVTIPVGGQKGSVVGQLNGQMVKNMEEKEAIVEIKTEKATYTLPADQINIDKISEELGEGIDLEDIDVEVKIGETSKDMVKVVENTAKKDALTLVVPPVDFEVTCSYESKKVSASKFNAYVERTIALPKGIEPNKVTTGIVVYLDGTTCHVPTKIVKIDGKYYAKINSLTNSTYSVVWNPKNYSDVENHWSKDICNEMGARMVVEEESENTFNPDQQITRLFFTETVVKALGLGDKGNNATFTDMAKTDEGFGYVATSVEYELIEGYPDRTFRPDNSITREAAATLILRAMKLAGMKVDYTDEELQNELNQFVDKADIHDWAKKPIAICAKNGLIVGNNQNQFLPKANITKAELAMIMKRMLEKAGLI
- a CDS encoding tyrosine-type recombinase/integrase; translated protein: MIERCLFIESQLPDFMTDYFIFLKNSVSLTSRHAYLNDVIFFCNYLISETSLTSATDTKEISNEDFIGIKARDINRFIGDYCARYLIKKTDSTVVMENHNRALARKKSSLVSLFKFLYRDEILPNNITDGFNPIKLPKPQPDAIKKLEVDEVAIMLDAVENGSGLTEKEKQYWKKTKIRDKAILVLFTTYGLRLNELQQLNISSFNFNRGEFKIYRKRGKEVNMPLNKSVEKVIKEYINEERPSSESVSEEYRDALFLSLQKKRMTKLSVRKLVKKYTSIALDTTRASGYSPHKLRATAASSLIQYGFSIYDVQNLLDHDNVTTTQLYAAHKKNVKREIVKNFEWLEE